In the genome of Phyllobacterium zundukense, one region contains:
- a CDS encoding tartrate dehydrogenase yields the protein MKTYAIAAIPGDGIGKEVVAAGLRVLEACAKRDGNFGFDVKGFPWGSDFYKANGVLMPEGGIDELKAFDAIYFGAVGAPDVPDHLTLWGLRLAICQPFDQYANVRPTRILPGIESPLRGVTAEDLDWVIVRENSEGEYAGQGGRSHRGLPEEVATEVSIFTRAGVSRIMRFAFQLAQSRPRKLLTVVTKSNAQRHGMVLWDEIAREVASDFPDVTWDKMLVDAMTVRMTLNPRSLDTIVATNLHADILSDLAAALAGSIGIAPTANLNPEGHFPSMFEPIHGSAFDITGKGIANPVGTFWSAVMMLEHLGEPTAAARLMRAIERVTADPTLHTPDLRGNATTDMVTDAVCAAILGDNE from the coding sequence ATGAAGACGTACGCGATAGCAGCCATTCCCGGTGATGGTATCGGCAAGGAAGTCGTTGCCGCCGGTCTCCGTGTTCTTGAGGCGTGCGCAAAGCGGGATGGAAATTTCGGTTTCGACGTTAAGGGCTTCCCTTGGGGATCGGATTTCTACAAGGCGAATGGCGTCCTGATGCCCGAGGGTGGCATTGATGAATTGAAAGCCTTCGACGCTATCTATTTCGGTGCGGTGGGTGCGCCAGACGTTCCTGATCACTTGACGCTATGGGGTCTGCGCCTCGCCATTTGCCAGCCTTTCGATCAATACGCCAATGTTCGTCCGACCCGCATTCTGCCGGGTATCGAAAGCCCGCTTCGGGGTGTTACCGCCGAAGATCTCGATTGGGTCATCGTCCGCGAGAATTCCGAGGGGGAATATGCCGGCCAAGGTGGCCGCTCGCACCGGGGCCTGCCGGAAGAGGTGGCGACGGAAGTCTCGATCTTCACGCGCGCCGGCGTGTCCCGCATCATGCGCTTTGCTTTCCAGCTGGCGCAATCGCGGCCGCGCAAGCTCCTGACCGTCGTCACCAAATCGAACGCCCAGCGCCATGGCATGGTATTGTGGGATGAGATCGCCAGAGAGGTGGCGAGTGATTTTCCCGATGTTACCTGGGACAAGATGCTGGTCGACGCGATGACCGTACGCATGACGCTCAATCCGCGATCGCTCGATACCATCGTCGCAACAAATCTTCATGCCGATATTCTCTCTGACCTGGCTGCCGCGCTCGCCGGATCGATCGGCATTGCGCCAACCGCTAACCTCAATCCCGAGGGGCACTTTCCATCCATGTTCGAGCCGATCCACGGCTCTGCCTTCGATATCACTGGCAAAGGCATCGCCAACCCGGTGGGGACGTTCTGGTCGGCAGTGATGATGCTGGAACACCTCGGGGAACCCACGGCCGCGGCAAGGCTCATGCGCGCCATCGAACGGGTCACCGCTGACCCCACACTTCACACACCGGACCTTCGCGGCAATGCCACGACGGACATGGTCACCGACGCGGTCTGTGCAGCCATCCTCGGCGACAACGAATAG
- a CDS encoding tartrate dehydrogenase: MPANSLKIAVIAGDGIGKEVVPEGLRVLETAAAEFDLDLKFDTFDFASCDYYAKHGRMMPEDWKAQIGGHDAIFFGAVGWPETVPDHISLWGSLLQFRREFDQYVNLRPVRLMPGVPSPLAGRKPGDIDFFVVRENTEGEYSSIGGKMYPGTEREIVIQETVMSRTGVDRILRFAFELAQSRGKKHLTSATKSNGISITMPYWDERVEEMAKSYADVRWDKYHIDILCAHFVLNPDRFDVVVASNLFGDILSDLGPACTGTIGIAPSGNINPERNFPSLFEPVHGSAPDIAGKGIANPIGQIWAGAMMLEHLGHPQAAAAIIDAIEAVLADPSSRTGDLGGTANTITCGRAVAEALSSSNSSASRAS; the protein is encoded by the coding sequence ATGCCAGCCAACAGCCTCAAGATTGCGGTGATTGCCGGCGACGGCATCGGAAAAGAGGTAGTCCCTGAAGGGCTGCGTGTTCTCGAAACGGCGGCGGCCGAATTCGACCTCGATTTGAAGTTCGACACGTTCGACTTTGCCTCATGCGACTATTACGCGAAGCACGGCCGCATGATGCCCGAGGACTGGAAAGCGCAGATCGGCGGCCATGACGCGATCTTTTTCGGCGCCGTTGGCTGGCCGGAGACCGTTCCGGATCATATCTCTCTGTGGGGCTCGCTCCTGCAATTCCGGCGCGAATTCGACCAATATGTGAACCTGCGTCCCGTGCGACTTATGCCAGGGGTGCCGTCACCCTTGGCAGGCCGCAAGCCGGGCGATATCGATTTCTTTGTCGTCCGCGAGAACACCGAGGGCGAATACTCTTCGATTGGTGGCAAGATGTATCCCGGAACGGAGCGGGAGATCGTCATTCAGGAGACGGTGATGAGCCGCACAGGCGTCGACCGCATTCTCCGTTTCGCCTTCGAACTTGCCCAGAGTCGCGGCAAGAAACACCTGACGTCGGCGACAAAATCCAACGGGATTTCCATCACCATGCCTTATTGGGATGAGCGGGTAGAAGAGATGGCAAAGTCCTACGCCGACGTGCGCTGGGACAAGTATCACATCGATATTCTTTGCGCGCACTTCGTACTCAACCCCGATCGTTTCGACGTCGTCGTGGCATCCAACCTTTTCGGCGATATCCTCTCGGACCTTGGCCCTGCCTGCACGGGAACCATCGGCATCGCGCCTTCCGGCAACATTAACCCGGAGCGCAATTTTCCGTCGCTGTTCGAGCCGGTTCATGGTTCGGCACCGGATATCGCCGGCAAGGGCATCGCCAACCCGATCGGGCAAATCTGGGCGGGAGCCATGATGCTGGAACATCTTGGCCACCCGCAGGCGGCAGCAGCTATCATAGACGCAATCGAGGCCGTCCTCGCCGATCCCTCTTCACGGACCGGCGATCTAGGCGGCACCGCGAACACGATCACCTGCGGAAGAGCGGTCGCCGAAGCGCTTTCATCGTCCAATTCAAGCGCGTCGAGGGCATCATGA
- a CDS encoding PdxA family protein, which produces MSTELPIIALTPGDCTGIGPEQTARILHDGRMSGTARIVVVGDARVIDLGMRQASVSFSHKRYTSPAAIDWSDGTVPIIDLANTDPALYAPGVGSAESGRVTGETLSRAIDFAKAGEVDAVSFAPLNKRAMYDGGWKFPDEHKMFAHLLGHKGYFSEMNVLDNQWMSRVTSHVSLRQAVEQINGPAIEDAIVLATTMMKKAGIESPRLAVAALNPHSGEGGLFGTEEIEIIRPAVQAMAAKGINCEGPFPSDTVYLKAFAGDYDGVLSMYHDQGQIATKMRGFNRGVTVTAGLDTVFTTPAHGTAFDIVGKGVADTGAFENAISLASRLVQFKRLKALQA; this is translated from the coding sequence ATGAGTACAGAACTGCCCATCATTGCCCTGACACCCGGCGACTGCACCGGGATTGGTCCGGAGCAAACCGCGCGGATTTTGCACGACGGGCGGATGTCGGGCACCGCCCGCATTGTCGTGGTTGGCGATGCCCGGGTGATAGATCTCGGGATGCGCCAGGCAAGCGTATCATTCTCCCATAAGCGCTATACGTCCCCTGCCGCGATTGACTGGTCCGATGGCACTGTGCCGATCATCGATCTCGCCAATACCGATCCAGCGCTCTATGCACCCGGGGTCGGCAGCGCGGAATCCGGTCGCGTAACTGGTGAGACATTGTCCCGGGCAATCGATTTCGCCAAGGCTGGTGAAGTCGACGCGGTTTCCTTCGCACCGCTTAACAAACGCGCCATGTATGATGGCGGATGGAAATTCCCCGACGAGCACAAGATGTTCGCCCATCTGCTTGGCCACAAGGGCTATTTCAGCGAGATGAATGTGCTCGACAATCAATGGATGTCGCGTGTCACATCGCACGTTTCGCTCAGACAGGCCGTCGAGCAGATCAACGGCCCGGCAATCGAAGATGCAATTGTTCTGGCGACGACGATGATGAAGAAGGCCGGGATCGAGTCTCCACGGCTTGCCGTTGCCGCGCTCAATCCACACAGTGGCGAAGGCGGTCTGTTCGGAACCGAGGAAATCGAGATCATTCGCCCGGCTGTCCAAGCCATGGCGGCGAAGGGCATCAACTGCGAGGGTCCCTTCCCGTCCGACACGGTCTATCTCAAGGCTTTCGCCGGAGATTATGACGGCGTTCTTTCCATGTATCACGACCAGGGCCAGATCGCGACGAAGATGCGCGGATTCAATCGGGGCGTGACGGTGACCGCGGGTCTCGATACCGTTTTCACAACGCCCGCGCACGGGACAGCGTTTGATATCGTCGGCAAAGGCGTGGCTGATACCGGGGCGTTTGAAAACGCGATCAGCCTGGCAAGCAGGCTGGTCCAGTTCAAACGGCTCAAGGCGTTACAGGCTTGA
- a CDS encoding chromate transporter — protein MRFDTLVAIALVFIPFSLTSIGGGAAIVAGIQHETVAVHAWVNSREFLDLFAVSRAAPGPGMMLATVIGWKVAGWLGAFVATLALFVPSSLLCYSVFKLTNHHRDKKWHRAMREGLAPVGIGLIIAGVLSLFRLADGGVTAFVIAGLSGVILYFAPRFPVLGVLALGGLGAMLASTLSTWVSSL, from the coding sequence GTGCGTTTCGATACCCTCGTCGCAATCGCCCTGGTGTTCATCCCTTTTTCGCTCACCTCGATCGGCGGCGGCGCAGCGATTGTCGCGGGTATCCAGCATGAAACTGTCGCTGTTCATGCCTGGGTGAATTCTCGCGAATTCCTCGACCTCTTCGCAGTGTCACGCGCCGCTCCCGGGCCTGGAATGATGCTTGCTACAGTGATTGGCTGGAAGGTCGCTGGCTGGCTCGGCGCGTTCGTCGCCACGCTCGCCCTCTTCGTTCCCTCATCGCTGCTATGCTATTCCGTCTTCAAGCTGACGAACCACCATCGCGACAAGAAATGGCATCGCGCCATGCGGGAGGGTCTAGCGCCGGTCGGTATCGGTCTGATCATCGCCGGCGTGTTGTCATTGTTCCGGCTGGCAGATGGAGGGGTCACAGCTTTTGTAATCGCCGGCCTTTCTGGGGTAATTCTCTATTTTGCGCCAAGGTTTCCGGTCTTGGGTGTGCTGGCGCTTGGCGGCCTTGGCGCTATGTTGGCATCGACATTGAGTACCTGGGTTTCAAGCCTGTAA
- a CDS encoding chromate transporter encodes MSFGGGLSGWLYREFVLGKRWIDEEDFSSSLAISQMLPGANVVNLVICMGEQLRGPVGALTCVIGFLVGPFFAVVGLCQLFDALAGYPLLPVISDGVAFAAMGLLIIMCVHGVRRAMRFPPSIITIAVTAILVGIFRFPLIPVACVIAPVSVALAWRRI; translated from the coding sequence TTGAGTTTCGGTGGAGGCCTCAGCGGCTGGCTCTACAGGGAGTTCGTTCTCGGCAAGCGCTGGATCGACGAAGAGGATTTCTCGAGCAGTCTGGCGATCTCGCAAATGCTGCCCGGTGCGAATGTGGTCAATCTGGTCATCTGTATGGGTGAGCAGCTGCGCGGACCTGTCGGTGCCTTGACCTGCGTTATCGGGTTTCTCGTCGGTCCGTTTTTTGCGGTCGTCGGTCTTTGCCAGTTGTTCGATGCCCTTGCCGGCTATCCCTTGCTGCCGGTGATTTCGGACGGTGTGGCCTTTGCTGCAATGGGCCTCCTCATCATCATGTGCGTCCATGGTGTTCGCAGGGCGATGCGATTTCCTCCTTCCATCATTACCATTGCGGTGACGGCGATACTTGTCGGGATTTTCCGCTTTCCCCTCATCCCTGTTGCCTGCGTCATCGCCCCGGTCAGCGTCGCTCTGGCCTGGCGGAGAATCTGA
- a CDS encoding SDR family NAD(P)-dependent oxidoreductase, giving the protein MSKDNHELKGRVALVTGASRNIGRAIALALAEAGASIAIVARSDQAAAESVAREVEAHGSRAIVLLGDVAQEADAARLVGQAVDALGGLDLLVNNAAIRREAPVEKLSFADWREVMGVTLDGAFLMSRAAIPHLIAGERGAIVNIGGLTAYTGAMNRAHVISAKAGLDGFTKALAHELGPRGVTVNLVSPGMIDTNRAHTSSGGEPAHHNTTRTLVGRRGTPEEVAAAVLYLAGPAGRFITGQTMHVNGGAFLP; this is encoded by the coding sequence ATGAGCAAGGACAATCATGAACTCAAGGGCCGTGTCGCACTGGTAACGGGTGCATCGCGCAATATCGGACGCGCTATCGCGCTTGCGCTAGCCGAAGCAGGCGCTTCGATCGCCATTGTTGCAAGGTCGGATCAAGCAGCGGCTGAATCCGTAGCGCGCGAAGTCGAAGCACACGGTAGCCGGGCAATTGTACTTCTCGGTGACGTGGCACAAGAGGCTGATGCGGCGCGGCTCGTCGGACAGGCGGTGGACGCCCTCGGCGGTCTCGATCTTCTCGTCAACAACGCAGCTATCCGGAGGGAGGCTCCAGTCGAGAAGCTGTCCTTCGCCGATTGGCGCGAAGTCATGGGTGTGACGCTGGATGGAGCGTTTCTGATGAGCCGCGCGGCAATCCCCCATCTAATCGCAGGCGAGAGGGGAGCAATCGTCAATATCGGTGGTCTCACCGCCTATACCGGGGCGATGAACCGCGCCCATGTCATTTCGGCCAAGGCCGGGCTCGATGGATTCACCAAGGCCTTGGCGCACGAGCTTGGTCCGCGCGGCGTCACTGTGAACCTGGTCTCGCCCGGAATGATCGATACAAATCGCGCCCATACCTCATCCGGAGGCGAGCCGGCGCACCACAATACGACGCGGACACTGGTCGGCCGGCGTGGAACGCCGGAAGAAGTTGCGGCTGCGGTGCTCTATCTTGCCGGCCCGGCAGGCCGCTTCATAACGGGACAAACAATGCATGTGAACGGAGGAGCTTTCCTGCCCTGA
- a CDS encoding MmgE/PrpD family protein, with product MNHSVPTSTPVAVKLAAFAEEAAPPSAVADVCRRLIFDIIGLSIAARHTDYVRDALASAVDEGSCTAYGHDRGLGLYDAALVNGTAAHGEDYDDTFEGGPIHAGAVIVSAVLAIAEKRNLDGTAVMRGIAVGSELMCRMSLVAPQATHKAGFHPTAIFGAPAAAAAVGAALGLDAATIGRALGISGSLASGIIEYLADGSSTKRLHAGAAAQAGLRAALLAEGGFTGPITVFDGSHGFYKAFAPSKTPDFAPLLDGLGQTWILETLAFKPYACGTMTQPFIDCAKKLAAAGVLPGDIVSITCKVGEGTVHRLWEPLAEKHRPPNGYAGKFSTPFCMAVGFLDGEAGLGQFTDERVKDPKVLALAAKISYEIDPNDPYPKNFTGHLKATLKDGTVHEFRQPYMRGGAQEPLPDAELAAKFEANLRFGGFDSGKIAALRSSLNQIAEGGKVGLEAARA from the coding sequence ATGAACCATTCCGTCCCGACATCGACGCCAGTGGCGGTTAAACTAGCAGCCTTTGCCGAGGAGGCCGCGCCACCATCTGCGGTCGCTGATGTCTGCCGTCGCCTGATATTCGATATTATCGGTCTTTCCATTGCCGCAAGACACACGGACTATGTCCGCGACGCGCTTGCCAGTGCAGTGGATGAGGGGTCGTGCACGGCTTATGGTCATGATCGCGGCCTCGGGCTTTACGATGCCGCGCTCGTCAATGGCACGGCCGCCCACGGGGAGGACTATGACGACACTTTTGAAGGCGGACCCATCCACGCCGGCGCGGTGATCGTCTCGGCTGTTCTGGCCATCGCCGAAAAACGCAATCTTGATGGCACGGCGGTGATGCGCGGCATTGCGGTTGGTTCCGAATTGATGTGCCGGATGAGCCTTGTTGCACCGCAGGCGACCCACAAGGCCGGCTTCCACCCCACGGCGATATTTGGTGCTCCCGCCGCTGCCGCCGCGGTTGGCGCCGCGCTCGGTCTCGATGCTGCAACAATTGGCAGAGCACTCGGCATTTCGGGCAGTCTCGCGTCCGGCATCATCGAATATCTCGCCGATGGAAGCTCCACCAAGCGCCTGCATGCCGGGGCTGCGGCACAGGCCGGACTGCGTGCCGCTCTTCTTGCAGAAGGCGGGTTTACCGGACCGATTACCGTGTTCGACGGTTCGCATGGGTTCTACAAGGCGTTTGCTCCATCGAAGACGCCAGATTTCGCACCGCTGCTCGATGGACTTGGCCAAACCTGGATCCTGGAGACGCTGGCTTTTAAACCCTACGCGTGCGGAACCATGACACAGCCATTTATCGATTGTGCGAAAAAGCTGGCAGCCGCGGGCGTGCTGCCAGGGGATATTGTTTCCATCACTTGCAAGGTAGGCGAGGGCACTGTTCATCGTCTATGGGAACCACTCGCTGAAAAGCATCGGCCGCCCAATGGCTATGCCGGCAAATTCTCGACACCATTCTGTATGGCGGTTGGTTTTCTCGATGGTGAGGCAGGTCTCGGACAGTTTACCGATGAACGCGTCAAGGACCCAAAGGTGCTGGCACTTGCCGCGAAGATCTCCTACGAGATCGATCCTAACGATCCTTATCCCAAAAACTTCACCGGCCACCTCAAGGCAACCCTGAAGGATGGAACCGTGCACGAATTCAGGCAGCCATATATGCGCGGTGGCGCACAGGAACCATTGCCGGATGCCGAACTGGCTGCCAAGTTCGAGGCCAATTTGCGTTTCGGCGGCTTTGACAGCGGCAAGATCGCAGCATTGCGCAGTTCGCTCAATCAGATAGCAGAGGGCGGCAAAGTCGGTTTGGAGGCGGCGCGGGCATGA
- a CDS encoding tripartite tricarboxylate transporter permease: MTTLWDIIHLLTETPLFFVAIGGLSWGILGGALPGISASITMALVLPFTYTMDPAQAIALLACVYIGAEYGGSIPAILIRTPGTNSSAATVIDGYEMNRQGRAGEALGISLMSGVVGSLFGLAMLILLTEPLSWLALAFTPPSYFGLGILGLSVIASMSGGSLIKGLAAATVGLMIATVGTDPISGVTRFTFDIPDLLGGIEPVLVMVGLFALTELMSQSGSSTVLQLNETIRIKLPSRSMMNKLKRSQTIGCILGLFEGLTPGGGGSIAAFMSYNEAKRWSKTPQLFGKGSEEGVAAPEAANNTVASTALIPLLSFGIPSSNSTAVLLGGLLMHGLIPGPRLFEQSAQVIDSIYVGSFIAIIAQIGVGMIILPACIWLVNRPRAYRAGFIFALILSGIFTLNNSLFDLGIALALGLVGYLMRIAGFPVLPMILGVVLGHMVESSYRRSLVLSGGDHMIFLQDTIAVCLLSIALIFVVFSLSREFRDARKTKIEEAQS, from the coding sequence ATGACCACATTATGGGACATCATCCACCTGCTGACCGAGACCCCACTCTTCTTCGTTGCCATTGGCGGGCTTTCCTGGGGCATTCTTGGTGGTGCTCTGCCGGGCATATCCGCGTCCATTACCATGGCGCTCGTTTTGCCCTTCACCTACACCATGGACCCGGCTCAAGCGATTGCGCTGCTGGCATGCGTCTACATCGGTGCTGAATATGGCGGCTCGATCCCGGCCATTCTCATAAGGACGCCTGGAACCAACTCCTCTGCTGCCACGGTTATCGATGGCTATGAGATGAACCGGCAGGGGCGTGCCGGCGAGGCACTCGGCATCTCGCTGATGTCGGGCGTCGTTGGAAGCCTCTTTGGCCTCGCAATGCTGATTTTGCTGACCGAACCCCTATCCTGGCTGGCGCTGGCATTCACCCCGCCATCCTATTTCGGCCTTGGGATCCTCGGCCTCAGCGTGATCGCCTCCATGAGCGGCGGGTCATTGATCAAGGGCCTCGCAGCCGCGACCGTCGGATTGATGATCGCGACCGTTGGCACGGATCCAATATCCGGCGTTACCCGCTTCACCTTCGATATCCCCGATCTCCTCGGCGGGATCGAACCCGTACTGGTGATGGTTGGTCTGTTCGCACTTACCGAGCTCATGAGCCAATCCGGCTCGTCAACCGTCCTGCAATTGAACGAGACAATCAGGATCAAGCTGCCAAGCCGGTCGATGATGAACAAGCTCAAGCGCTCGCAAACCATCGGTTGCATTCTTGGATTGTTCGAAGGATTGACCCCGGGAGGCGGGGGATCCATCGCCGCGTTCATGTCCTACAACGAAGCCAAGCGCTGGTCGAAAACACCGCAGCTTTTCGGCAAAGGTTCAGAAGAAGGCGTCGCAGCGCCGGAAGCTGCCAATAACACAGTGGCAAGTACAGCGCTGATCCCGCTACTCAGCTTCGGCATCCCAAGCTCCAATTCTACAGCCGTCCTGCTTGGCGGTTTGCTGATGCACGGGCTCATCCCTGGCCCGCGCCTCTTCGAGCAGAGCGCGCAGGTCATCGACAGTATCTATGTCGGCTCGTTCATCGCTATCATCGCGCAGATCGGCGTCGGCATGATCATCCTGCCCGCCTGCATCTGGCTTGTTAACAGACCACGGGCTTACCGCGCCGGATTTATCTTTGCGTTGATCCTGTCAGGCATCTTCACCCTGAATAACAGTCTGTTCGATCTCGGCATTGCACTTGCACTCGGCTTGGTTGGCTATCTCATGAGGATCGCCGGTTTCCCCGTGCTGCCGATGATCCTTGGTGTCGTGCTCGGCCACATGGTGGAATCGAGCTATCGCCGGTCGCTCGTACTGTCAGGCGGCGATCACATGATATTCCTTCAGGATACGATCGCCGTTTGCCTGCTGTCGATCGCTCTCATCTTCGTCGTCTTTTCGCTTAGCCGCGAATTCCGCGACGCCCGCAAGACCAAAATCGAGGAAGCGCAGTCATGA
- a CDS encoding tripartite tricarboxylate transporter TctB family protein, giving the protein MNKDLISGVVLLAVSGTYYAWSSQIADSTLSDEVGATGLPHVLSIILAILAVLLIARAMLFRRARTATASADADEGDAGLPRAIGFLLLGAVYVFVLPFIGYVAGTALLIGAVALYEGAPRNWVVLAAAVGGAVFYWAIFVKLLGVHQPAGSLFQGMF; this is encoded by the coding sequence ATGAACAAAGATCTTATCAGCGGCGTTGTTCTTCTTGCCGTCTCAGGGACGTATTATGCCTGGTCCAGTCAAATCGCCGACAGCACCTTGTCCGATGAAGTGGGTGCCACGGGCTTGCCGCATGTGCTGTCCATCATCCTTGCCATTCTTGCTGTCCTTTTGATTGCACGTGCCATGCTCTTCAGACGAGCTCGAACAGCGACCGCGTCGGCGGACGCCGACGAGGGTGACGCCGGCTTGCCGCGCGCGATCGGCTTTCTCCTTCTGGGTGCGGTTTACGTTTTTGTCCTTCCGTTTATCGGCTACGTCGCGGGCACTGCTCTGTTGATCGGCGCGGTTGCGCTCTATGAGGGGGCGCCGCGCAACTGGGTGGTGTTGGCAGCGGCGGTCGGCGGTGCGGTGTTCTACTGGGCAATTTTCGTCAAACTGCTTGGCGTCCATCAGCCGGCAGGCTCGCTTTTTCAAGGAATGTTCTGA
- a CDS encoding tripartite tricarboxylate transporter substrate binding protein, whose product MHFMKLIGRTAVGLATAAILSSAAAKADPLPYPNKVVTLVTHSSPGGGSDVFLREMTKYLGKYIGAAFIVENVQGGSGAKAMARVATAPADGSVFYATTPTYIYTSLMSKPQNTYKDMDPLVNIFADSEVIYTRTDGPFKSLKDVIDHAKKERGRWGAANPASLERQAAEQLKKAAGVTPAIVTHEGGGDMMLNVLNGTLDIGIGEIQELRSQLDAGKITLLATFNPERITEKPDVPTVKESGFDVSLVKFRGLAGPKGIPDSTTAIWDEAVKKLLEDPDYKKAYTAEVLVPQFIGHKDYPAFIDNFGSTTEAFLKSTGAIK is encoded by the coding sequence ATGCATTTTATGAAATTGATCGGGAGGACAGCGGTCGGCCTTGCCACTGCCGCTATCTTATCCAGCGCAGCGGCTAAAGCCGATCCGCTGCCTTATCCCAATAAAGTTGTGACGCTGGTGACCCATTCCAGCCCTGGCGGCGGTAGTGACGTATTCCTGCGCGAAATGACGAAGTACTTGGGCAAGTATATCGGCGCTGCCTTTATCGTGGAAAATGTCCAGGGCGGCAGTGGCGCAAAGGCCATGGCACGCGTTGCGACAGCGCCAGCCGACGGAAGCGTCTTTTATGCGACAACGCCGACCTATATCTACACGTCGCTGATGAGCAAACCGCAGAATACTTACAAGGACATGGATCCGCTGGTAAATATCTTCGCCGATAGTGAAGTGATTTACACACGGACTGATGGGCCTTTCAAGTCGCTGAAAGACGTGATCGATCATGCAAAGAAAGAGCGAGGGCGCTGGGGCGCGGCTAATCCCGCATCGCTGGAACGTCAGGCAGCCGAGCAACTGAAGAAGGCGGCAGGCGTCACGCCTGCAATTGTCACCCACGAGGGCGGTGGCGATATGATGCTGAATGTTCTCAATGGCACGCTCGATATCGGCATTGGCGAAATCCAGGAATTGCGCTCGCAGCTCGATGCCGGCAAGATCACTTTGCTTGCCACATTCAATCCTGAACGCATTACCGAGAAGCCGGATGTGCCAACTGTGAAAGAATCGGGTTTTGACGTCAGTCTGGTCAAGTTCCGTGGCCTCGCCGGTCCCAAGGGTATTCCGGACTCCACAACCGCTATTTGGGATGAAGCCGTCAAGAAGCTCCTCGAGGACCCGGACTACAAGAAGGCCTATACTGCTGAAGTGCTCGTGCCTCAGTTCATCGGGCACAAGGACTATCCGGCTTTCATCGATAATTTCGGATCGACAACGGAAGCGTTTCTGAAGTCGACAGGCGCCATCAAATAA